A DNA window from Streptococcus sp. LPB0220 contains the following coding sequences:
- a CDS encoding ABC transporter ATP-binding protein, with protein sequence MKSECLNIKGLNVWYKKDKPVIKDTNLLVPNHSVVGLIGRNGAGKTTLLKALSSVFDHRQYAVETVTIEDKATSFHTNYYKSRTYTVFTENNSFLNWDFVHYFNFVCRLYHRKRDETLLQDLISGFHFEEFLNTDIGSLSTGNKKKVFLITAFYLKPTLLILDEPFDGLDFDATEFLYGLLLQYKEEGSILMSSHIAESIVRVCDTAYSIEDGHLDAIESNLEDWFHDVNRQRG encoded by the coding sequence ATGAAGAGTGAGTGTTTAAACATCAAGGGGCTAAATGTTTGGTATAAAAAAGACAAGCCCGTTATAAAAGACACGAATTTGCTTGTACCCAATCATTCTGTAGTAGGGTTGATTGGTCGAAATGGAGCAGGGAAGACAACCTTGCTAAAAGCTTTAAGTAGTGTCTTTGATCATCGGCAGTATGCAGTTGAGACTGTTACCATAGAAGACAAGGCGACCTCTTTTCATACGAATTACTATAAGAGCCGTACCTATACAGTTTTTACTGAAAACAATAGTTTTTTAAACTGGGATTTTGTTCATTATTTTAATTTTGTCTGTCGTTTGTATCATCGAAAGAGAGATGAAACGTTATTGCAGGACTTGATTTCAGGCTTTCATTTTGAAGAGTTTCTCAACACCGACATCGGTAGTTTGTCAACGGGAAACAAGAAGAAAGTCTTCCTGATCACAGCTTTTTATCTCAAACCTACCCTCCTTATATTGGACGAACCATTTGATGGCCTAGATTTTGATGCGACAGAATTTCTATATGGTTTGCTATTGCAGTATAAAGAAGAAGGCTCTATTCTGATGAGTTCGCATATCGCAGAGAGTATCGTTCGGGTCTGTGATACAGCTTATTCTATTGAAGATGGTCACCTAGACGCGATCGAATCGAATTTAGAAGATTGGTTTCATGACGTCAATCGTCAAAGGGGGTAG
- a CDS encoding 8-oxo-dGTP diphosphatase, whose protein sequence is MSRATSTVLTNLCLVEDPTNGKVVLQYRSPDRYKKWSGYAFPGGHIEEGESLAESVIREVYEETGLTIADPKLVAVKDWPLDDGGRYIVFCYKATEFTGQLRSSEEGEVSWVEKDQLEQLDLSYDMLPLLEVMEDPDLSEYYYRKRTDDDWEKLRF, encoded by the coding sequence ATGTCACGCGCAACATCTACTGTACTTACCAATCTTTGTTTGGTAGAAGATCCTACGAATGGAAAAGTAGTCCTCCAATACCGCTCGCCAGATCGTTACAAGAAATGGTCTGGCTATGCCTTTCCTGGAGGCCATATTGAAGAAGGAGAAAGTCTTGCAGAATCCGTCATCCGTGAAGTCTATGAAGAGACAGGACTGACAATTGCAGATCCAAAACTCGTCGCAGTCAAAGATTGGCCACTAGACGATGGAGGCCGCTATATTGTCTTTTGCTACAAAGCGACAGAATTCACAGGCCAGCTCAGATCATCTGAGGAAGGAGAAGTTTCTTGGGTTGAGAAAGACCAATTAGAACAGTTGGACTTATCCTACGATATGCTTCCTCTGCTGGAAGTGATGGAAGACCCAGATTTGTCCGAGTACTATTATCGTAAACGGACAGACGATGATTGGGAAAAATTAAGATTTTAA
- a CDS encoding diacylglyceryl transferase — MFLFMYMIYVIYSISQLKKEDKRVSLITKIVVYSLLVLSLVKIYFGLVAFIFSPLPLIGSIVSFALGGMRLVLRIVIALSLLLLSLSLFLDSKKNDPDAPQIDHWIRLGYHILLMFL, encoded by the coding sequence ATGTTTCTATTTATGTATATGATCTATGTCATCTATTCCATTTCACAACTGAAAAAAGAAGATAAAAGGGTCTCTCTTATTACGAAGATTGTCGTTTATAGTTTATTGGTTTTATCATTGGTTAAGATCTATTTCGGCTTAGTGGCATTTATATTTTCCCCTTTACCACTAATTGGTTCTATAGTTTCTTTTGCTCTTGGCGGTATGAGACTCGTTCTTAGAATAGTTATAGCTCTTAGCTTACTTTTATTATCGCTAAGTCTATTTTTAGATAGTAAAAAAAATGATCCAGATGCGCCTCAAATTGATCATTGGATTCGATTGGGTTATCATATTCTGTTGATGTTTCTTTAG
- a CDS encoding NAD(P)H-dependent oxidoreductase, giving the protein MKILVIHGHPDKESYCQAIFQTIVSNLDTSRHEIITINLNEEDFDPVLRYGYRKRMDEDPFILRSQELIQWADHLIFVYPIWWSSMPSLLKGWIDRVFTPGIAYSANAQGSFIWNYLRGKQFKKLLKGKTASIYATSMAPTWWYKIFSGPLNIPDSYGISVLKNAVLNHCGIKTKRVCILGEVGRDVNTASIRERHLRKVAAEVKKL; this is encoded by the coding sequence ATGAAAATATTAGTCATCCATGGGCACCCTGATAAGGAAAGTTACTGCCAAGCGATTTTTCAGACAATTGTAAGCAATTTGGATACAAGCCGTCATGAGATTATAACTATTAATCTTAATGAAGAGGATTTTGATCCTGTTTTACGTTATGGTTACCGAAAACGGATGGATGAAGATCCTTTTATCCTTCGTTCCCAAGAATTGATCCAGTGGGCGGATCACCTGATCTTTGTTTATCCCATCTGGTGGAGTAGTATGCCCAGTCTCCTGAAAGGTTGGATTGATCGGGTCTTTACACCGGGGATTGCCTACTCGGCCAATGCTCAGGGCAGCTTTATCTGGAATTACCTCAGAGGCAAACAATTTAAGAAGTTGCTCAAAGGGAAAACAGCCAGTATTTATGCGACTTCCATGGCCCCTACTTGGTGGTACAAGATTTTTTCAGGCCCTCTCAACATTCCTGATAGTTACGGCATTTCTGTCTTGAAAAATGCTGTCTTGAACCATTGTGGGATAAAAACCAAGCGTGTCTGTATTTTGGGTGAAGTCGGCCGGGATGTGAACACCGCTAGCATACGGGAACGGCATCTCCGAAAGGTCGCAGCAGAAGTGAAGAAACTCTGA
- a CDS encoding GNAT family N-acetyltransferase — protein MKIIIKTMETPEEIEGKSLVHWQTWREAYDDLLPADFQETMTLEKCRFFSQKYPENTLIAMDGKKVVGFISYGNYRDETIQAGEIIALYVLKDYYGKGVSKQLMHAAFVALDQFSEIYLWVLKDNKRAIAFYQKMGFTFDGQEQILKLGKPVKELRMICSSNKNS, from the coding sequence ATGAAGATTATCATTAAAACAATGGAAACACCTGAAGAGATAGAAGGAAAATCTCTCGTTCATTGGCAAACGTGGAGAGAGGCTTATGACGATCTTTTACCCGCGGATTTTCAGGAGACGATGACATTAGAAAAATGTCGATTCTTTAGTCAAAAATATCCAGAAAATACCTTGATTGCGATGGATGGAAAGAAGGTCGTTGGATTTATCAGCTATGGAAATTACCGTGATGAGACCATTCAAGCTGGTGAAATCATTGCCTTATATGTTTTAAAAGATTACTATGGAAAAGGTGTGAGTAAACAGTTAATGCATGCTGCATTTGTTGCTCTTGATCAATTCTCTGAAATTTATTTATGGGTATTGAAAGATAATAAGCGAGCCATTGCTTTCTATCAAAAAATGGGTTTTACTTTTGATGGCCAAGAACAAATACTTAAACTTGGAAAACCTGTTAAGGAATTGCGGATGATATGTTCTTCAAATAAAAATTCCTAA
- the uvrB gene encoding excinuclease ABC subunit UvrB has product MINRITDNKFKLVSKYQPSGDQPQAIEQLVDNIEGGEKAQILMGATGTGKTYTMSQVIAQVNKPTLVIAHNKTLAGQLYGEFKEFFPENAVEYFVSYYDYYQPEAYVPSSDTYIEKDSSVNDEIDKLRHSATSALLERNDVIVVASVSCIYGLGSPKEYSDSVVSLRPGLEISRDKLLNDLVDIQFERNDIDFQRGKFRVRGDVVEIFPASRDEHAFRVEFFGDEIERIREIEALTGQVLGEVDHLAIFPATHFVTNDDHMEVAIAKIQAELEEQLKVFEKEGKLLEAQRLKQRTEYDIEMLREMGYTNGVENYSRHMDGRSEGEPPYTLLDFFPEDFLIMIDESHMTMGQIKGMYNGDRSRKEMLVNYGFRLPSALDNRPLRREEFESHVHQIVYVSATPGDYEMEQTDTVIEQIIRPTGLLDPEVEVRPTMGQMDDLLGEINARVERGERTFVTTLTKKMAEDLTDYFKEMGVKVKYMHSDIKTLERTEIIRDLRLGVFDVLVGINLLREGIDVPEVSLVAILDADKEGFLRNERGLIQTIGRAARNSEGHVIMYADTMTQSMQKAIDETARRRQIQMAYNEEHGIVPQTIKKEIRDLISVTKAVAKEEDKEVDITSLNRQERKELVKKLQGQMQEAVEVLDFELAAQIRDMMLEVKALD; this is encoded by the coding sequence ATGATTAACCGAATTACAGACAACAAATTTAAACTGGTCTCCAAATACCAACCGTCTGGGGATCAACCGCAGGCCATCGAGCAGTTGGTGGATAATATCGAGGGGGGCGAGAAGGCCCAAATCCTAATGGGGGCGACTGGTACGGGGAAGACCTATACCATGAGCCAGGTCATCGCCCAGGTCAATAAACCGACCTTGGTAATCGCCCATAATAAGACCCTTGCTGGCCAGCTTTATGGAGAGTTCAAGGAATTTTTCCCTGAAAATGCGGTCGAGTATTTCGTATCTTACTACGATTACTACCAGCCAGAAGCCTATGTGCCATCGAGCGATACCTACATCGAAAAAGATAGCTCGGTCAATGATGAGATTGACAAGCTTCGCCACTCAGCAACCTCCGCTCTTTTAGAGCGCAATGACGTCATTGTGGTCGCGTCTGTTTCCTGTATCTATGGGTTGGGTTCGCCTAAGGAATATTCCGACAGCGTGGTCAGTCTGCGTCCGGGTCTGGAGATTTCTCGTGATAAACTGCTCAATGACCTGGTGGATATCCAGTTTGAGCGCAATGACATCGATTTTCAACGGGGCAAGTTCCGTGTTCGAGGAGATGTAGTCGAGATTTTCCCAGCTTCGCGTGATGAGCATGCCTTTCGAGTCGAGTTTTTCGGGGATGAGATTGAGCGGATTCGTGAGATTGAAGCTTTGACCGGTCAAGTCCTCGGTGAAGTAGACCACTTAGCCATTTTCCCAGCCACTCACTTCGTGACCAATGACGACCATATGGAAGTGGCCATTGCCAAGATTCAGGCTGAACTGGAAGAGCAGTTAAAAGTTTTTGAAAAAGAAGGCAAGCTCTTGGAAGCTCAACGCCTGAAGCAACGGACCGAGTACGATATTGAAATGTTGCGAGAGATGGGTTACACCAATGGCGTGGAGAACTATTCCCGCCATATGGATGGACGGAGTGAAGGAGAACCACCGTACACCCTTCTGGACTTCTTCCCAGAAGATTTCCTCATTATGATCGATGAAAGCCACATGACTATGGGGCAAATCAAGGGCATGTACAATGGAGACCGCTCGCGTAAGGAGATGCTGGTCAACTATGGCTTCCGTTTGCCATCAGCCTTGGATAACCGGCCTCTGCGTCGTGAGGAGTTTGAAAGCCATGTCCACCAGATCGTCTATGTGTCAGCGACACCAGGTGACTACGAGATGGAACAAACCGATACCGTGATCGAGCAGATCATTCGTCCGACCGGCCTTCTGGATCCAGAGGTGGAAGTACGCCCTACCATGGGACAAATGGATGATCTCTTGGGTGAGATCAATGCACGTGTGGAACGTGGAGAGCGAACCTTTGTCACGACCTTAACCAAGAAGATGGCTGAAGATTTGACGGACTACTTCAAGGAAATGGGCGTCAAGGTCAAATACATGCACTCGGATATTAAGACCTTAGAACGGACGGAAATTATCCGTGATTTGCGTTTGGGTGTCTTTGATGTCTTGGTCGGTATCAACCTCCTTCGGGAAGGGATTGACGTTCCTGAGGTAAGCTTGGTTGCTATTCTCGATGCGGACAAGGAAGGATTCCTTCGTAACGAACGGGGCCTCATCCAGACCATTGGTCGTGCTGCCCGTAATAGTGAAGGCCATGTCATCATGTATGCGGACACCATGACCCAATCCATGCAAAAAGCCATTGATGAAACGGCTCGTCGTCGTCAGATTCAGATGGCCTATAATGAAGAGCATGGTATAGTCCCACAAACCATCAAGAAGGAAATCCGTGATCTTATCTCTGTTACCAAGGCAGTGGCCAAAGAAGAGGACAAGGAAGTGGATATCACCAGTCTCAACCGCCAAGAGCGCAAAGAACTGGTCAAGAAACTGCAAGGCCAAATGCAAGAAGCCGTCGAAGTGCTTGATTTCGAATTGGCAGCACAGATCCGCGATATGATGTTGGAAGTCAAGGCCTTGGATTAG
- a CDS encoding ABC transporter ATP-binding protein, with product MITIQKLHKEYNNKIVLQNVSFKAKKGEITGLIGPNGSGKSTLIRILLGLENSQMGMALIDGKKYSQLGDNPFGIVGSFLDSCQPYPTRTGFQHLRWIGLACGVDRNRCKECLELVGLSEAKNKKVKDYSLGMKQRLGLATALLANPDILILDEPINGLDPEGIRWVRNFLQSFVNEGKTVLMTSHYMSELELTVDHLVGISNGKIVIDAPTKDILKQFGSFEEAYFKALEGKEGE from the coding sequence ATGATAACAATTCAAAAGCTACATAAGGAATATAATAATAAAATTGTCCTTCAAAACGTGTCTTTCAAAGCTAAGAAAGGTGAGATTACTGGATTGATTGGACCGAATGGATCTGGAAAATCAACTTTAATCAGAATTTTACTTGGTTTAGAAAATAGTCAAATGGGAATGGCGTTGATCGATGGAAAAAAATACTCTCAATTGGGAGATAATCCTTTTGGTATTGTTGGATCGTTCCTTGACAGTTGCCAACCTTACCCAACCAGAACAGGATTTCAGCATCTTCGGTGGATTGGCTTGGCTTGTGGGGTTGATAGAAATAGGTGTAAGGAATGTTTAGAGTTGGTGGGGTTAAGTGAAGCTAAAAATAAAAAAGTAAAAGACTATTCATTAGGAATGAAGCAACGTCTTGGGTTAGCGACAGCCTTATTAGCAAATCCTGACATCTTAATTTTAGATGAACCAATCAATGGACTAGATCCAGAAGGAATTCGCTGGGTACGTAATTTTTTACAATCTTTTGTCAATGAAGGTAAAACTGTATTAATGACAAGTCATTATATGAGTGAGTTAGAATTAACTGTAGATCATTTGGTTGGTATTTCTAATGGCAAAATTGTTATTGATGCTCCTACAAAAGATATTTTGAAACAGTTTGGCTCTTTTGAGGAAGCATATTTTAAAGCACTCGAAGGGAAAGAAGGTGAATAA
- a CDS encoding response regulator transcription factor → MKYKILAIDDDEKILRLIANTLKANNFHVETRKNIEEINICDFTGFDLILLDVMMPISGLEICRSIRSQITTPILFLTAKDFEEDLLKGIQAGADDYITKPFSIKELIARIQMHLRREERSHNASKEEMDSNITFYRDSQEVYYQSKRISLTKREFDLLYLLAKNENRIFSIEELYNYLYPVDSDAQLRSITEYIYQIRQKFKIHQIDPIKTVWGGGYKWKKN, encoded by the coding sequence ATGAAGTATAAAATTTTAGCCATTGACGATGATGAAAAAATCTTACGATTAATAGCGAATACATTAAAAGCGAACAACTTTCACGTGGAAACTCGTAAAAATATAGAGGAGATTAATATCTGTGACTTTACTGGATTCGATCTAATTTTACTTGACGTCATGATGCCTATTTCTGGTTTAGAAATCTGTCGTTCCATTCGTTCACAAATTACTACTCCAATTCTATTTCTAACAGCTAAAGATTTTGAAGAAGATTTACTAAAAGGAATACAAGCCGGAGCCGATGATTACATCACAAAACCATTCAGCATAAAGGAATTGATTGCAAGAATTCAAATGCATCTTCGGAGGGAAGAAAGATCTCACAACGCCTCTAAAGAAGAGATGGATTCAAATATAACTTTTTATCGAGATAGTCAAGAAGTTTATTATCAATCAAAGAGAATTTCATTAACCAAGCGAGAGTTTGATTTACTTTATCTTTTAGCAAAAAATGAAAACCGAATATTTAGCATAGAAGAACTTTACAATTATCTTTATCCTGTAGACTCTGATGCACAACTACGATCCATTACTGAATACATCTATCAAATCAGACAAAAATTTAAGATTCATCAAATTGATCCCATCAAAACAGTATGGGGAGGAGGATACAAATGGAAAAAGAATTGA